The genomic stretch GCAATCACTCTTGGTAGAAGTATGTGGGAGAACATAAAAAGTATGCTCAACTGATTGGCTCTGCTGCAAAAGACATAAGTAAAATGTAAATACATTTTGTTGTAATATCAGATGATAGATTTTTGGGTTATCCTCTCCGGCCTAGATCATAAATCATATTAGTCATTGAAATGTAGTTGAATTGAAATGAAAACTTACAAAAAAATGAGAAGGATGGGTAATGTGAAGTATCTCCCTCATGAGTTGTCGCAACTCCCTAACAGTCATATTAATGTGTGGGATACAATCTTTATCCCAAAACACAAAGCATCACACGTGATTATCAAACTCAACTtctattttgatttttttatctaACACGTGAAACAGACAGTGGTAAATGTAAGTAAAACATGTGCATTAGTAATACATGTAAATTGGAAAATGAGCTTTAAATCTTACTTTGAAACAGGTTCAACATCTTTAACACCACAAACACATTCAAATTTAGTTATGGCAAAACCACCATATATTGATAACATAGTCAATCCGTAAATATATGAATAAGACAATCAGTATTGAAAGCCAAAAACAACAACACGCCTTATCGATTTCAGTAATTTGATGGATGCTCTTGACCTCATTCAATTTTATCCAGCTTTTGCTTTTAGATTGTACAAATGAATTCGATGTTTATGTGAGAGAATGAGTTGGTGCAACTGTTGATTGGGTTGATGTTAACCTGTGCCAAGATGAAAATGCAATGTTCATGAAGTATAATGTTGTAAAATGAATATTAGTAAAGTATTGGTTAAATGATAAGTGTCAACCAAAAATTACATGCTTGGATGTAAAAGCTTGAACTTGGGGATGGTTTAAGTTAATGTGAAGTCTCGATTCATTCCATGTGTTTGATAGGCTAGGCAATCCAGATGTTGCACTTCAGATTGAGAGTTTTACTTACACAATATAACCAAATACAAATAAAGCAACAAAGTTTTGTGCATAAAGCCATATTTAACCTTGATTTTGCTTACACCACGCATGCGTTAAGATAATGAGTGTTGGACCAGGATACTTGTTATAACTATAGTAGGTCATGAATTGTTTACAGTAGTCTTCCCATAAAGCACAATTACACTTCCAGCCTCAGCCTCATCACGTAGAGTTATGTTGGCACAAGATTTCTTGCCACCACCATCCATTTGCATTTTGACAACATCTTGAAGAACACCTATCACATCTAAAAAATAATAGAAACATAAAATGTTACGATGTATAGCTAAAGTTGAATTGAAGCTTGGTTAAAATCCCTTAAAGTGTTGTTCAACACCTATGTCATGTAAAGCCTAAGAAAAATAGTAAAAATTACAATGTATTCATGAAGTTGAATTCAAAATATATTAGTGTGGTGGTATTTCGGGTATTGCCATTTTGGAATTAGTGGTTCCTCCATTGAACACAAGTTTCAGTTTGTTTGGGCATACTTTGAAAGTGTCGTCATTAACCATAGGCTCTCCATTGTATAGACAATATGTTTCATGTTCAATAAGTTGTTCAATCCAATCTTTAAACTCTCGATTGCTAGTTGTCACGTGAATTTGATCACCCTGCAATTTCGATGTTCATTTAACAACAGGATTCAAAGATATATACAAACAGATAGGCAGTCGATTACCTTCGAGTCTTGTATGACCATTTCGAGATGTTGCAGtccacttttttctttcacaACCCAAAGGTCCACATTTCGAATCAGCATTTTTCACACCTAATTTCCTTTTACCAAATCCTTTATGAGAATAGGTGATCTTGACATGTTTAATTATAATTCCTACAAAATGTAAACAACTATGCATATGAAGATAACTCAGAAAAAATAATTGAGAGATATGACACAATTAAAACTATTCACAGATACAACTGATATGAATAGCAAAGTAAAACAATGAAAAACAAAATTTAACATGAAAAACATTCTTAATATGAAGAGCAAAGTATGACAATTGATACAACTAAAACCACTAACAGATCAAAGTAACCTCCTACATGAATAACATACCAACTACAACTAAAACTAAAACCAATGATAAACATACTTGTAGGGTTTCAAAAGCATGACAAACTACTACTACATATAAAAATATTTGCATAAAAACTATTTTCAGAAAACAACTACTTCATATATAAAAAATTGAATATTAAAATCATGAAGAAAAAAAATACTTACAAAGTATAAAAATGATGAGAAAAAATTATTTGAGAGTATAAAATAAACTTGCAAGGATATAAAAATACTTGCTTCACATTACATATATAAGCATGAAATACTTGCAGGGTATAAAATCAAAGAGATGAAACTTCTTTAAAAAACCAGAAACATGAAATACACAATGTAAAGTATTGAACGTTggagaaaaaaaaatattttgagaTTCAAACATCAATATACGCCAACATCAATAAATCATGAATTTTCCAGCCATTACATCATATAAGAATTAATGAACCATCAGATTTAAGAACCAAACCTTTGCTTGAACCAACGGTGGTTGTTTGATCAATGGAATTTGTTGGCAAGGAGGGAAAAATCAATCGTTTGAAGATAGCCAAAAGATGAAAGACACTTTGCAACTTAGGATAGGAATGGTAGTGTATTTATTTTTGACATTTGTTGAGTACGGATATGTCCAATTGGTAGTGTAAATTAATATTAGTACAATGATAAAGTAAGACAATTGAATTTTGAAGGGTTGATAGTAGATTAGTTCTAATAGTTATGAGCATCCTCGTTGTGTACTCCAGTTGCATTTGTCAATAACATTAAGTGAGCTAGCTTTTAGGAATATCATTATTACTAAGAATAGGAGCTTTCAAATTTGTAATAAAATTAATATACTCTGAGACTTGAGTGGTAAACATATTCAAATTTCATTCTCTGTTTGTCACATTATTTTAGTCGGAATACTCGGTTTTCATCCATAGAAATGTTTGGGGCAAGTGTAAGTAATTAATTCCTACATCGCGCTTATGAACGTGTGAAATATTGAATTTATAAGAGATGACTTGTATGTCTAATATAAAGTCACGGGAATATAATGCACATAACAGAAGATGCATAACAGTTAAATAAAATTTGTAACACATACAAGATGTGTATTTCTAAAACAACATAAGTTTATAGGAATAGGAACGAGCTCAAACAAAAAGAATTCCATTTTCTTTTACAGTATCAAGGATGATTCCTAGTCTCCCTTCAATCCTTTCATTGTTTCTCGGTTCGAATGCCACAGCATATATATCAGCTTCTTTTGATCGCTctgcaataagctttccaattaCTCTACAAGCTTCGGGATCTATCAAAGATGGAAGAGAGTTTCGAAGATCCTTGGCGTTTGTGGTGGCGGCACATATCACTTTGCTTGTTCCTCGGTGCGTCACTTTCGCATGAACAAATCTCTTTGAAAAGAAAATATCTAATAAAAATGGTCTCATGTACATATCAGTTCTCTGCTTCCATGATTTCCTGTTGGGTCTCTTTTCAGCTTCACCTCGAGATCTTCGGGTCCAAGCAGCTCGAATGAAAGAACCCTACATATGTTAAAATGAATTACTTTTCTTCATTCAAATCAGCACAAGAGAAGCAAGCATTATTTAGAATTTGAACTGTTTTCTACACAGATAGTTTGGATAAACTTTCCCATAGGTGCATATAGAAACCAAAGAATTGAAATAATCTTGCAATACTACAACAACAATCACCAAATCTTATCCAGTAAGTGAACTCGGTTATACATATCAAATTACATCATAATGTTCTATCAAAGACCGTGTTTCTATCCAATTTGCTAAACTCGATATCTTTCTTAATGGTTTCACTTATAGTTTTTTAGGACTTTCTCTACCTCTTATTGTTTGAATTTTCTCCATTTAATCTATAATCTTTACAACAGAATCTACAGCTCTTCTCGCAACATCCCAAACCAGTAAAACCTATTTTCCACCATCTTTTCTACTGTAAGTGCTACCTCAACACTTTCTCTAATATTgtcaattctaatcatatctcGTCTAGTCGTACCACACATCCAACGTAAAAAAATCAAGAATATTTGCGTCATAAATTAAAACCAACTTTTGCATCTCAATCTTCTAGAAACTTATCTTCTTTAAAACAACTATAAACTTAAAGCCCACTTGCTAGAACTAGAAGCCAAATACTTATTTTCAGTTGAAAAGCTCATATAAGCTAGAAGTTTATCCAAATTGGACGATATCAATAATCTTTATCTCAAATATCAACACACAAAATGTTCACATTTAATCATTCATATCATATCCCCAATCAGAAACGGTATCAGAAGGTGCCAATACCGATATTGTTATTCAAAGTTTTAATGATGAAAAATAAATTTTGATTAATTCACACTACAATGACACCAATCAGTATTGCAACACCTAGTGATCAAAATCGCGAAAGTCTTTATGCGACTGCAACTTCAACACGGTCATTATTTAAAACCTTACACGTATTGTTCCGATATCTCTAAATTAATCTTTATGACAAAAACAAGTTATCCTACCTTCCTAAGAGTGTCAGCAACATACTCTTTTTCAAACAAATTTATCTTTTCTATTTGTTGAAATTCAATTGAATCTTGTAAATTTTCAAACTATTAGATACATAATCTTCGCTTGAAAACTGAAATGGAGAAGTAGAAGAGGGAACTTACTTTGGGATTGTTAGGGTTTATGGGAGGGAGAGTGGTTGTTGAGATTGGTAAAGAGGGAAACGAGCGTGAAAACGAAA from Lathyrus oleraceus cultivar Zhongwan6 chromosome 7, CAAS_Psat_ZW6_1.0, whole genome shotgun sequence encodes the following:
- the LOC127105939 gene encoding uncharacterized protein LOC127105939, yielding MITSCVGWAPPSSSPCSHSQPKLQHHQLQPSPSSSSLSFSRSFPSLPISTTTLPPINPNNPKGSFIRAAWTRRSRGEAEKRPNRKSWKQRTDMYMRPFLLDIFFSKRFVHAKVTHRGTSKVICAATTNAKDLRNSLPSLIDPEACRVIGKLIAERSKEADIYAVAFEPRNNERIEGRLGIILDTVKENGILFV